A genomic region of Micromonospora sp. NBC_01796 contains the following coding sequences:
- a CDS encoding vanadium-dependent haloperoxidase yields the protein MTGRHSLLRKAGQVAVVGILAVGSSAVLGSASAYASDPDPSANAVIVWDRNAETAIWEVAGQQPQVQARSFAMVHGAVYDAVNAIAGTPYQPYLVAPATRGTESTDAAVATAAFTVLDALFPDQHQRLRTQYDESLATIPDSVAKRRGITVGSRTAAAMIAARRNDGAFGDQTWVIGSQPGQWRPTPPTFTHDGAWVGNLKPFVIPRASMFRTAGPPALTSNRYARDLNEVKEIGAANSTIRTLDQTQAAIWWHDRHLAEWEIKRQLATTQRLNLLQTARMFAVVDLAEADATTACYNEKAAWSFWRPITAVQLADTDGNPATVADPGWSPLLVTPPHPDFTSGHTCFTAASMSALAYLFGRDDIAFSGYSAASGTTRHFRGFSDALSEVVEARIWGGIHTRTADVEGAKIGKQVTAYLIRNHFRPQR from the coding sequence ATGACGGGCCGTCATTCGCTGCTCCGGAAGGCCGGACAGGTCGCCGTTGTCGGGATCCTCGCGGTCGGGTCGTCCGCCGTGCTCGGTTCCGCATCGGCGTACGCGTCCGACCCGGATCCGTCCGCCAACGCCGTCATCGTCTGGGACCGCAACGCCGAGACCGCGATCTGGGAAGTCGCCGGCCAGCAACCGCAGGTCCAGGCACGCAGCTTCGCCATGGTGCACGGGGCCGTCTACGACGCGGTGAACGCGATCGCCGGCACGCCGTACCAGCCGTACCTGGTCGCACCGGCGACCCGGGGAACCGAGTCGACGGACGCGGCCGTCGCCACCGCCGCGTTCACCGTGCTGGACGCGCTGTTCCCCGACCAGCACCAGCGACTGCGGACGCAGTACGACGAGTCGCTGGCCACGATCCCGGACAGCGTCGCGAAGCGGCGCGGGATCACCGTCGGCAGCCGAACGGCGGCCGCGATGATCGCCGCACGCAGGAACGACGGGGCGTTCGGCGACCAGACCTGGGTGATCGGCAGTCAACCCGGTCAGTGGCGGCCCACGCCCCCGACCTTCACCCACGACGGAGCCTGGGTCGGCAACCTCAAGCCGTTCGTCATCCCGCGTGCGTCGATGTTCCGAACCGCCGGCCCGCCCGCCCTCACCAGCAACCGGTACGCCCGGGACCTCAACGAGGTCAAGGAGATCGGCGCGGCGAACAGCACGATACGGACACTCGACCAGACCCAGGCGGCGATCTGGTGGCACGACCGGCACCTGGCCGAATGGGAAATCAAACGGCAGCTCGCGACGACGCAGCGGCTGAACCTCCTCCAGACCGCCCGGATGTTCGCGGTGGTGGACCTCGCAGAAGCCGACGCCACGACCGCCTGCTACAACGAGAAGGCCGCATGGAGCTTCTGGCGGCCGATCACCGCGGTCCAGCTCGCCGACACCGACGGCAACCCGGCCACCGTGGCCGACCCCGGGTGGTCGCCGCTGCTGGTCACTCCCCCGCACCCCGACTTCACGTCCGGGCACACCTGCTTCACCGCGGCCAGCATGTCGGCGTTGGCGTACCTCTTCGGTCGGGACGACATCGCGTTCAGCGGATACAGCGCCGCCTCGGGCACCACCCGGCACTTCCGTGGCTTCTCAGACGCCCTCTCCGAGGTCGTCGAAGCGCGCATCTGGGGTGGCATCCACACCCGGACCGCCGACGTGGAGGGCGCGAAGATCGGCAAGCAGGTCACCGCGTACCTGATCCGGAACCACTTCCGGCCACAGCGGTAA